The stretch of DNA GGTTGGCAGGATGCGCTCGGGCTTGACGATGTCAGCCAGCGCCTGCAGACGCGGATCAGGCATCGGCACGATGCCGCTGTTTGGTTCGATGGTGCAGAAGGGGAAGTTTTCCGCAGCGATACCGGATTTGGTCAGCGCGTTGAACAGGGTGGACTTGCCGACGTTGGGCAGGCCGACGATGCCGCAATTGAATCCCATGGTGTCTTGCCTCGGTATTGGCTGGCAGCGCTGCGCTACCGGCTTGGCCAAACTGCGTTAAACGACTTGAGCGTCGGGCCTGGTGCCCAGTCAGTCGTTGCCTTGTCTCGTATGCCGTCGCTGCGTACAGGCACTCAGGCCTTCTGGCTGTGCAATCGTTGCATGGCGCGTGTCCAGTCACCCGCCAGAATCTCGGGCAGCACCTCGAGGGTGAAATCGATACTGGCGTCGAGCTTCTCGCGTTCCGTCTGCGGCGCGCGGCCCAGCACATAGCCGGTCACCAGGCTGCTATGCCCCGGATGGCCGATGCCCAGACGCAGGCGGTAGAAGTTGTTCTGATTGCCGAGCCTGGCGATGATGTCGCGCAGACCGTTATGCCCGCCATGGCCGCCACCCTGCTTGAGCTTGGCGACGCCGGGAGGCATGTCGAGTTCATCATGGGCAACCAGGATGGACTCGGGAGGAATTCGGAAAAATCCGGCCAGTGCCGCCACCGCTTGACCGCTACGGTTCATGAACGTGGTGGGAATCAACAGGCGGACGTCCTCGTCCTGATGGCGAAACTTGCCAACCAGGCCGAAGTACTTACGATCTACGCTGAGATTGACGCCCTTGTGGGCAGCCAAGCGCTCAACGAAAAGGGCCCCTGCGTTATGCCGGGTCTGGTCGTATTCGGGGCCTGGGTTACCCAGGCCGACGATCAGTTTCACGGCAGTCACGACAGAGGCCCTTCCTCAGATGCTTGCGAGCAGATTACTCGGCAGCGTCTTCTTCTTTCGGAGTGTCTTCCTTGCTCACGCGCGGTGCGTGAACGTTGGCAACCGGCAGGTCGCTGCCGTGTGCCAGGGCGACCAGCTCAACGCCTTTCGGCAGCTTGAGGTCGGTCATGTGCAGAACCTGACCGACTTCAACGTTGGCCATATCGACCTCGATGAACTCCGGCAGATCCTGCGGCATGCAGGAGACTTCCACTTCGTTGATGTTGTGCAGGATTTCGCCACCTTGCTGCTTCACGCCAACCGAGGTTTCCTGGTTGAGGAAGTGCAGCGGAACGGTAGCAGTCAGCTTGTGACCTTCGACAACGCGGACGAAGTCAGCATGCAGAACGAAGCCTTTGGCCGGATGACGCTGCAGTGCCTTGATCAGAACGGACTCGTTCTGGCCGTCGACGTTCAGGGTCAGCACGTGGCTGAAAGACGCTTCGGTTTCCAGCAGCTTGGTTACGTCTTTCAGCAGCAGGCTGATGGATTGCGGAGCCTTGTCACCACCGTAGATTACGGCTGGAACGAGGTTGGCGTTACGACGCAGGCGGCGGCTCGCACCTTTCCCCAGGTCGGAACGCACTTGGGCATTCAGGGTGAAGTCAGTCATTGTGTTTCTCCAGGATAACAACGCGCCCGATGCACTCGCGACCAGCGCTATCGGCGGTTGGGCAAAAAACCCCGCACGAGGCGGGGCACATTTTCGTTCTGCGCGACGGGCTAAGTTTCTGGCTTAGCGGAACATCGCACTGATCGATTCAGCATTGCTGATGCGGCGAACCGCTTCAGCCACCATTGGTGCGATGTCCAATTGGCGAATACGGGTACAAGCTTGTGCCGCTGCGGACAGCGGGATGGTATTGGTCACGACCAGTTCGTCGAGGACCGAGCCTTCGATATTCTCGATGGCGCGACCGGACAGAATAGGGTGAGTGCAATACGCGAAGACCCTGGACGCGCCATGATCTTTCAGGGCAGTTGCGGCATGGCACAGGGTGCCGGCGGTATCGACCATGTCATCAACGAGGATGCAGGTACGGCCTTCGATATCACCGATGATGTGCATCACTTCGGACTGATTGGCTTTCGGACGACGCTTGTCGATGATCGCCAGATCCACGCCCAGTGATTTGGCAACGGCGCGAGCGCGCACCACACCACCAATATCGGGGGACACGATCATCAGGTTCTCGAAGCGCTGAGCCTGGATGTCATCGACCAGGACTGGCGAGCCGTAGATGTTATCTACTGGCATGTCGAAGAAACCCTGGATCTGGTCGGCGTGCAGATCAACCGTGAGGACGCGATTGACGCCCACCACATCGAGCATGTCGGCCACTACCTTCGCACTGATCGGCACACGTGCGGAGCGCGGACGGCGATCCTGGCGGGCATAACCAAAGTAGGGGATGACGGCTGTGATGCGGGTGGCGGAGGACCGGCGGAAGGCGTCTGCCATTACCACCAGTTCCATCAGGTTATCATTGGTGGGAGCACAGGTCGGCTGGATCAGGAATACGTCCTTACCACGAACGTTTTCATTGATCTCGACACTGATTTCGCCGTCGGAAAACTTGCCGACGTAGGCATCACCGAGAGGGATATGCAGCTGACGTACAACACGCCGGGCCAGGTCGGGGTTGGCGTTCCCCGTGAAGACCATCATCTTGGACACGCGCAGTACCTGCCTGAGGGTGGATCCGATGAAACAAAAAGCTGTTCGAAAGGCCAGGCGTTTTGAACAGCTCTCGTGATATTTGGCAGGGGCGGCTGGATTCGAACCAACGCATGCCAGGATCAAAACCTGGTGCCTTACCGCTTGGCGACGCCCCTGTAGATGTAACCTTGAAAGTGCTTGCGGTTGTCTAACCCCGAAAGGTTATGGCAGGGGCGGCTGGATTCGAACCAACGCATGCCAGGATCAAAACCTGGTGCCTTACCGCTTGGCGACGCCCCTGTAACGTACAACCTAACCACTTACTTCCTGTGCCAGTTGCGCGAGCCGTCGGTGCAGCATCGAAATGTTGCGCCCTTGAGCGACGAAAGCTGGTAAATCGGCTGGAAGTTGGCGGCAAACTCTATCAGCCTCACCTTTGTTTGGGAAGCTCCCAAACACACAAGATCCAGTGCCGGTCATTCTTGCTGGAACTAAATTGTTCAACAAGCTCAAAGCGTTACGTACTTCTGGATAACGCTTCTCGACCACCGGCTGACAGTCGTTACGACCGCCCCCTGCAAGAAGGCTGCGAACTGTAATGGCCGGGGTATTGCGTGTCAACTCTGGGTCGGAAAATATTTCCGCTGTACTAACAGAGACTTGCGGGGCGATGACGAGGAACCAGGGCTCGCTCAATTCGACCGGCTGGAGACGCTCTCCGACCCCTTCGGCAAAGGCCGCGTGGCCTCTGACGAACACCGGTACGTCGGCGCCGAGCGCTAGGCCGATCTCGGCCAGCCGATCCACTCCCAGGCGCGTTTGCCAGAGGTGGTCCAGGCCAAGCAGAGTAGTGGCGGCATCGGAGCTGCCACCGCCAATGCCGCCGCCCATGGGGAGACGTTTGGTCAGCTCGATATCAGCGCCGAGGGTGCAGCCGCTTCGGGCCTGGAGCAGTCGGGCCGCGCGGACAATGAGGTTGCTGTCATGGTCGACACCGGGCAACTCGGGCTTCAGCTTGATCTGGCCATCGGTCCGGGCTGTGAAGGTCAGCTCGTCGCCATAGTCGAGAAATTGGAACAGCGTCTGTAGCTCGTGATAGCCATCAGCGCGACGCCCCAGAATGTGCAGCATCAGGTTGAGTTTGGCTGGAGCGGGAAGTGTCAGTGACGACATCAGCGACCGAGCTGGCGCGGCTGCCAGTCCTTGACCACAAGAGTGATCTTCAGGTCGCGGCCTGCGAGCTTGATACGCGACGGCAAGCTGTAACCGTCTTCCTCGCTGTAACCGAGATATTCGACGTCCCAGCCATCCTGCTGCAGTTTGGCGAGACGGCCATCGGCGTCCAGCTGAATGCGACTGCGACTGTCCGGCGCGGGCAGGCCGCGCACCCACCAGAGCAGATTTGACACGGGCAATTGCCAGCCGAGCTGGCTCTCAACCAGCGCTTCTGGTGAATCGGCTTCGTATCGACCTTGCCCTGCCACTTCAAGTGCAACGGCTTCCGGGCGACCAGTCAGGCGGGTCGCGCCACGACCCAGCGGGCCTGATAAACGAATGTCGAAATAGTCCTGGCGCTGTAGCCAGAACAGCGTGCCGCTGCCTGAATCCTGCGGCGCCTGGATACCGATCTTGCCGCTGATCTGCCAGCCGTCTATTTCACTGATTTGCGCTTTATGTGCATTCCAATCTTGAGCGTTACCGGGCCCTTCGACAGATTCCTGCGGGCCTAGCCCAGCGCAGCCGGCCAACAGCAGGGCAAGGAGGGGAGGCAGCACGTTGCGCATCAGATTCATGGGTCAGAGTTTCTCCGAGCCGGTCAGGCGTTTTATGGTTTCTTGTAGCACTTCGCTGTCTGGCTGTTGCTTCAGCGCTTCAGTCCAGACAGTCCGGGCGGCGCGCTGCTTGCCGGAGGACCACAGCACTTCCCCAAGATGGGCGGCGATCTCGTGGTCAGGGAAGCGCTCATAGGCTTTGCGCAGCTGGGCTTCGGCCTCGTCGAGATTGCCCAGGCGATAGTTCACCCAGCCAAGGCTATCGAGAATGGCTGCGTCATCAGGATTGAGCTGGTAAGCCTGCTCAATGAGCACGAGGGCTTCGTCGTAGCGGTCGGTGCGGTCCGCGAGGGTATATCCCAGCGCATTGATGGCCATGGCATTGTCGGGCTCGCGCTCGATGATGAAGCGCAGGTCTCGCTCCAGTTGCGCCAAGTCGCCGCGCTTTTCGGCAATCATGGCCCGGGTATAGAGCAAGTTCAAATCGTCTGGAAACTGCGACAGCGCTTGGTCGGCGAGCTGCCACGCGGCTTCGAGCTGCTGCTTGCCTGACAGCGCTTCGATTTCAATTAAATACAATTGGATCGCATAATCCGGCTGCTCGTCGCGGGCACTGGCCAGCAGTCGTGACGCTTCCTGCATCCGGTCGAGGGAAAACAGAAGCTCGGCTTGCATGAGCTTTGCGGGCAGATATTCGTTGCCCGGGCCAACCTTGGCGAAAGCAGCGAGTGCCTGCTCATGCTCGCCCAGTTCGCGGTATGCGCGGCCGAGGTTGAAGTGAGCGGGATCCAGATGGCTGCCGCGCTCGATCAGATCTTCCAGGTAGACAATGGCTTCGCGCCACGCCTCTGCTTCGAGGCAGACCAGTGCCATCGAAAAGCGCAAGTCGTCGTCGCCTGGATGTTGCTGGACGAGCGTGGCGAATTCGCCCATGGCCTCGTCCAGGCGGTCCTGCTCGACCAGCAGACGCGCATACGTCAGTCGGAGGCGTTTGTCCTCGGGGTGCTCGCGAAGGCTTCTCTCTAGTAACGGTAGCGCTTCATCGCTGCGTTCAAGGATTTGCAGGAGTCGAGCCTGCAGTAGAACCGAAGGGATTTCACGCTGGCCGGCGGGCTGTTCTTCAAGCAGCGCGAGCGCTTCTTCAGGGCGGCCGTCCTGTTGCAGCAGTACAGCCTTGCCAAATTTCAGCTGTGGGTTTTGCGGGTGCTTGATCAGTAGCTGATCGAAGCTTTTGAGTAGCCCGGCACGCGTGTCTGGGTCCGTTTCAGCGGCGGAGAGTGCGAGAAAATCGAAGTGCGTATTGCCTTGACCCTGTAGCACCTTTTCCATGTATTCCATGGATTCTGCGTAGCGTCCGGCACGCGCCAGTTGTACGGCCGCAGCACGCTGTGCGTCGAGGCTGTCGGTCGCGTTGCCTGCCCAGATCAGTGCAGTGTCAAGAGCCGCCTGCTCGGCACCGAGGTACTCGGCGATGCGGAAACCACGCTCGGCGACGCCAGCATCCTGCGTCGCATTGGCCTGCTGGACGTAGTTGCCCAAGGCAATGTCGAACCGATTGCGCTGGCCAGCCAGTTCGGCCACCAACAACGCATAGAGCGTGTCGCCGCTGAATGAGCCCGATTCACTCGGGCTTGCTTCGACAACTTCCGGCGAAACGTCCTCGACCGGCGGGCTGCTGTCGGGAGTGCTCTGCATGAAGCTTTGGCAGCCACCGAGAAGCAGGACGGCGCTGAGGGCGAGGAGTTTTTTCATAGGAATAAAGGCTGGTCTGCGGTCGCGGCATGATGACACAAGCCGTCAGGCAAGCACATGGGCTGGCTCGCCGGGTAAATCGGACGGCTCGAGCAGACTCAGACAATGACCGGCAACGGTTGTTCTGAAGCAGGCGAAGTAGGAGAATCGCGCGCTCCGTTTTCGAATCAGCGACCTGCATGGCTTTCATCGCGCTTGGCATCAATCACAAGACCGCATCGGTGGATGTGCGCGAGCGTGTTGCGTTCACGCCCGAACAGATGGTCGAGGCGCTTCAGCAACTCTGCCGTGTCACGCCGACGCGCGAGGCAGCGATCCTGTCGACCTGCAATCGCAGCGAGTTGTATCTCGAACAGGACCAGATCGAAGCTGACATGGTGCTGGCATGGCTGGCCAGTTACCATCGATTGAATCTCGCGGATCTCAAAGCCTGCGCCTACGTTCACACCGACGACCAGGCGGTTCGGCACATGATGCGCGTTGCATCGGGTCTGGACTCCATGGTGCTCGGTGAGCCGCAGATACTCGGCCAGATGAAGTCCGCCTATGCGGTTGCGCGTGAGGCCGGTAGCGTCGGGCCGCTGCTGGGTCGCTTGTTCCAGGCGACGTTCAGTACAGCCAAAACCGTGCGGACCGATACAGCTATCGGCGAGAACCCGGTCTCGGTGGCCTTCGCGGCGGTTAGTCTGGCCAAGCAGATTTTCGCCAATCTGCATCGCAGCCAGGCCTTGCTGATCGGAGCAGGGGAGACCATTACGCTGGTGGCGCGCCACCTGCATGAGCAGGGCGTCAAACGCATCGTCGTGGCCAATCGGACACTCGAGCGCGCCAGTGCGTTAGCAGAGCAGTTCGGTGCGCATGCCATCCTGCTGGCTGACATCCCTCAAGAGCTTTACAACAGTGACATCGTCATCAGTTCGACCGCCAGCCAGTTGCCGATTCTCGGTAAAGGAGCGGTGGAGCAAGCGCTGAAAAGGCGCAAGCACAAGCCGATGTTCATGGTCGACATCGCCGTGCCGCGCGATATCGAAGCGCAGGTCGGTGAGCTGGACGATGTCTATCTTTATACAGTCGACGATTTACACGAAGTCGTAGCGGAAAACCTCAAGAGCCGCCAGGGTGCCGCCCAGGCCGCTGAAGAGCTGGTCGCGGCCGGTACTGATGACTTCATGGCCCGGTTGCGTGAGCTGGCCGCGGTGGATGTGCTCAAGGCCTACCGGCAGCACGCCGAGCGGATTCGCGACGAAGAAATGCTCAAGGCTCAGCGGCTACTGGCCAACGGCGGCGCGCCCGAGGATGCGCTTGCACAACTCGCCCGCGGGCTGACCAATAAGCTGCTGCACGCACCCAGCGTTCAGCTTAAAAAACTTTCAGCCGAAGGGCGTGTAGAGGCACTGAGCATCGTTCAGGAACTCTTCGCCTTGCATGACAGCACGGATAAAACATGAAAGCGTCGCTGCTCAACAAACTCGACACGCTGCAGGACCGTTTCGAAGAATTGACGGCATTGCTGGGGGACGGCGAAGTAATCAGTGACCAGACCCGCTTCCGCGCCTATTCGCGTGAGTATGCCGAGGTCGAGCCGGTCATTGCCACGTATCGCGAGTTTCTAAAAATGCAGTCCGACCTTGAGGGTGCCCAGGCATTGCTCAAGGACAATGACCCCGATGTGCGCGAGATGGCCGAGGAGGAAGTGACCGAAGCCCGCGCCAAACTCGAGGACATCGAGGCTCGCCTCCAGCGCATGCTGCTGCCGAGGGACCCAAAGGACGGTCGCAACGTCTTTCTCGAAATTCGAGCGGGTACGGGCGGCGACGAAGCGGCGATTTTCTCCGGGGATCTGTTTCGCATGTATTCCCGCTATGCCGAGCGACAGGGGTGGCG from Pseudomonas sp. DNDY-54 encodes:
- the pth gene encoding aminoacyl-tRNA hydrolase, whose protein sequence is MTAVKLIVGLGNPGPEYDQTRHNAGALFVERLAAHKGVNLSVDRKYFGLVGKFRHQDEDVRLLIPTTFMNRSGQAVAALAGFFRIPPESILVAHDELDMPPGVAKLKQGGGHGGHNGLRDIIARLGNQNNFYRLRLGIGHPGHSSLVTGYVLGRAPQTEREKLDASIDFTLEVLPEILAGDWTRAMQRLHSQKA
- a CDS encoding 50S ribosomal protein L25/general stress protein Ctc; the protein is MTDFTLNAQVRSDLGKGASRRLRRNANLVPAVIYGGDKAPQSISLLLKDVTKLLETEASFSHVLTLNVDGQNESVLIKALQRHPAKGFVLHADFVRVVEGHKLTATVPLHFLNQETSVGVKQQGGEILHNINEVEVSCMPQDLPEFIEVDMANVEVGQVLHMTDLKLPKGVELVALAHGSDLPVANVHAPRVSKEDTPKEEDAAE
- a CDS encoding ribose-phosphate pyrophosphokinase translates to MSKMMVFTGNANPDLARRVVRQLHIPLGDAYVGKFSDGEISVEINENVRGKDVFLIQPTCAPTNDNLMELVVMADAFRRSSATRITAVIPYFGYARQDRRPRSARVPISAKVVADMLDVVGVNRVLTVDLHADQIQGFFDMPVDNIYGSPVLVDDIQAQRFENLMIVSPDIGGVVRARAVAKSLGVDLAIIDKRRPKANQSEVMHIIGDIEGRTCILVDDMVDTAGTLCHAATALKDHGASRVFAYCTHPILSGRAIENIEGSVLDELVVTNTIPLSAAAQACTRIRQLDIAPMVAEAVRRISNAESISAMFR
- the ispE gene encoding 4-(cytidine 5'-diphospho)-2-C-methyl-D-erythritol kinase: MSSLTLPAPAKLNLMLHILGRRADGYHELQTLFQFLDYGDELTFTARTDGQIKLKPELPGVDHDSNLIVRAARLLQARSGCTLGADIELTKRLPMGGGIGGGSSDAATTLLGLDHLWQTRLGVDRLAEIGLALGADVPVFVRGHAAFAEGVGERLQPVELSEPWFLVIAPQVSVSTAEIFSDPELTRNTPAITVRSLLAGGGRNDCQPVVEKRYPEVRNALSLLNNLVPARMTGTGSCVFGSFPNKGEADRVCRQLPADLPAFVAQGRNISMLHRRLAQLAQEVSG
- the lolB gene encoding lipoprotein insertase outer membrane protein LolB; amino-acid sequence: MNLMRNVLPPLLALLLAGCAGLGPQESVEGPGNAQDWNAHKAQISEIDGWQISGKIGIQAPQDSGSGTLFWLQRQDYFDIRLSGPLGRGATRLTGRPEAVALEVAGQGRYEADSPEALVESQLGWQLPVSNLLWWVRGLPAPDSRSRIQLDADGRLAKLQQDGWDVEYLGYSEEDGYSLPSRIKLAGRDLKITLVVKDWQPRQLGR
- a CDS encoding tetratricopeptide repeat protein, whose protein sequence is MKKLLALSAVLLLGGCQSFMQSTPDSSPPVEDVSPEVVEASPSESGSFSGDTLYALLVAELAGQRNRFDIALGNYVQQANATQDAGVAERGFRIAEYLGAEQAALDTALIWAGNATDSLDAQRAAAVQLARAGRYAESMEYMEKVLQGQGNTHFDFLALSAAETDPDTRAGLLKSFDQLLIKHPQNPQLKFGKAVLLQQDGRPEEALALLEEQPAGQREIPSVLLQARLLQILERSDEALPLLERSLREHPEDKRLRLTYARLLVEQDRLDEAMGEFATLVQQHPGDDDLRFSMALVCLEAEAWREAIVYLEDLIERGSHLDPAHFNLGRAYRELGEHEQALAAFAKVGPGNEYLPAKLMQAELLFSLDRMQEASRLLASARDEQPDYAIQLYLIEIEALSGKQQLEAAWQLADQALSQFPDDLNLLYTRAMIAEKRGDLAQLERDLRFIIEREPDNAMAINALGYTLADRTDRYDEALVLIEQAYQLNPDDAAILDSLGWVNYRLGNLDEAEAQLRKAYERFPDHEIAAHLGEVLWSSGKQRAARTVWTEALKQQPDSEVLQETIKRLTGSEKL
- the hemA gene encoding glutamyl-tRNA reductase, coding for MAFIALGINHKTASVDVRERVAFTPEQMVEALQQLCRVTPTREAAILSTCNRSELYLEQDQIEADMVLAWLASYHRLNLADLKACAYVHTDDQAVRHMMRVASGLDSMVLGEPQILGQMKSAYAVAREAGSVGPLLGRLFQATFSTAKTVRTDTAIGENPVSVAFAAVSLAKQIFANLHRSQALLIGAGETITLVARHLHEQGVKRIVVANRTLERASALAEQFGAHAILLADIPQELYNSDIVISSTASQLPILGKGAVEQALKRRKHKPMFMVDIAVPRDIEAQVGELDDVYLYTVDDLHEVVAENLKSRQGAAQAAEELVAAGTDDFMARLRELAAVDVLKAYRQHAERIRDEEMLKAQRLLANGGAPEDALAQLARGLTNKLLHAPSVQLKKLSAEGRVEALSIVQELFALHDSTDKT